A section of the Kribbella sp. HUAS MG21 genome encodes:
- a CDS encoding polysaccharide deacetylase family protein, which translates to MIQHGPRGPKRIALTFDADLTVAMRERLRAGTVRSYYNDALVEQLRTLRVPATLFLTGLWMEQYPDHTKELAKDSLFELGTHSYDHRGFTKHCYTLGTLPRAAMLDDVRRAVVLLDRLDPRATRWFRFPGGCYDGTALHELAPAGLTAVGLDVPGADGFAKSPQAVVKQVLGNARDGSIVVLHLHGGDNAPYTDEAIGPIVRGLRARGFELVTVTELMAP; encoded by the coding sequence ATGATCCAGCACGGGCCGCGGGGACCGAAGCGGATCGCTCTCACCTTCGACGCCGACCTGACGGTGGCCATGCGCGAACGGCTCCGCGCCGGCACGGTCCGCTCGTACTACAACGACGCCCTCGTCGAGCAACTTCGCACGCTGCGGGTCCCAGCCACGCTCTTCCTCACCGGTCTGTGGATGGAGCAGTACCCCGACCACACCAAGGAGCTCGCCAAGGACTCGCTGTTCGAGCTGGGCACCCACAGCTACGACCACCGCGGCTTCACCAAACACTGCTACACCTTGGGCACCCTCCCCCGCGCCGCCATGCTCGACGACGTGCGCCGGGCCGTGGTGTTGCTGGATCGGCTCGACCCGCGGGCGACCAGATGGTTCCGGTTTCCGGGCGGCTGCTACGACGGCACAGCCCTGCACGAGCTCGCGCCGGCCGGCCTGACCGCGGTCGGACTCGACGTACCGGGCGCCGACGGGTTCGCCAAGTCCCCACAGGCGGTCGTCAAGCAGGTGCTGGGAAACGCCCGCGACGGCTCGATCGTCGTCCTCCATCTGCACGGCGGCGACAACGCCCCGTACACGGACGAGGCCATCGGCCCGATCGTCCGTGGCCTGCGCGCCCGTGGCTTCGAACTGGTCACCGTCACCGAGCTCATGGCGCCGTAG
- a CDS encoding APC family permease has translation MTTTADSRSRGRSLRRNTLGVGQSTAIGMASTAPAYSLAVSVGLLAGYVGAAAPLVLAVSAVPVILVALCFRELNRAEPDCGTTFPWTEKAFGLGVGRMVGWTTVTACVLVMSNLAQVAAVYTYTLLGLDGAAESRVAQAGLGTAFILAMALLAYRGIRVAAWTQVLLLTIELVILLWFAINAFRKAESFGIPALDATGEGAWAAGVLVAVFLYWGWDSSFSVNEESRDPRRTPAVAALAANGALVLLYVVVAWAAVAYAGTGPLAEIADDDFFAVLGADLLGSAGGKLLIAAVLVSALASTQTTILPTARTMLSMARRDAFPGQFARISARYRTPSVSTWAFAAASVLVYVALVLTSDAVLADSVAAVSVLVSLYYLATALAVPVYFRGDLGGRLLQRLVVPVLAAGSFVAVLAWAVADVGSGPLVVVGVTMVVGGAIMFSMKPPAEGEGRR, from the coding sequence GTGACGACTACGGCTGACTCCCGCTCCCGCGGCCGGAGCCTGCGGCGCAACACTCTCGGCGTCGGCCAGTCCACCGCGATCGGGATGGCTTCGACTGCTCCGGCGTACTCGCTGGCCGTCTCGGTGGGCCTGCTCGCCGGCTACGTCGGCGCGGCGGCTCCGCTGGTGCTGGCGGTGAGTGCGGTGCCGGTGATCCTGGTCGCGCTCTGCTTCCGCGAGCTCAACCGGGCCGAGCCGGACTGCGGGACCACGTTCCCCTGGACCGAGAAGGCGTTCGGGCTCGGCGTCGGCCGGATGGTCGGCTGGACCACGGTGACGGCCTGTGTGCTGGTGATGAGCAACCTCGCTCAGGTCGCCGCGGTGTACACCTACACGCTGCTGGGACTCGACGGCGCGGCCGAGTCGCGGGTCGCGCAGGCCGGGCTCGGGACCGCGTTCATCCTGGCGATGGCACTGCTCGCGTACCGCGGGATCCGGGTGGCCGCGTGGACCCAGGTCCTGCTGCTCACGATCGAGCTGGTCATCCTGCTGTGGTTCGCGATCAACGCCTTCCGGAAGGCGGAGAGTTTCGGCATCCCGGCATTGGACGCCACCGGGGAGGGCGCCTGGGCCGCGGGCGTCCTGGTCGCCGTCTTCCTCTACTGGGGTTGGGACTCCTCGTTCAGCGTCAACGAGGAGTCCCGCGATCCGCGCCGTACGCCGGCCGTGGCCGCGCTGGCGGCGAACGGCGCGCTGGTCCTGCTGTACGTCGTGGTCGCCTGGGCCGCGGTCGCGTACGCCGGGACCGGCCCGCTCGCGGAGATCGCGGACGACGACTTCTTCGCCGTCCTCGGCGCCGACCTCCTCGGCAGCGCCGGCGGCAAGCTGCTGATCGCGGCCGTGCTGGTGTCCGCCTTGGCGTCGACCCAGACGACGATCCTGCCGACGGCACGGACGATGCTGTCGATGGCCCGTCGGGACGCCTTTCCCGGGCAGTTCGCGCGGATCTCCGCCCGCTACCGGACGCCGAGTGTGTCCACCTGGGCGTTCGCTGCCGCCAGCGTCCTGGTCTACGTCGCACTGGTGCTCACCTCGGACGCGGTGCTGGCCGACTCGGTGGCCGCGGTCTCCGTGCTGGTGTCGCTGTACTACCTCGCCACGGCGCTCGCGGTGCCGGTGTACTTCCGCGGGGACCTCGGGGGCCGGCTGCTGCAGCGGCTCGTCGTACCGGTCCTGGCGGCCGGGTCCTTCGTCGCGGTGCTGGCCTGGGCGGTCGCGGACGTCGGAAGCGGGCCGCTGGTTGTCGTGGGTGTCACGATGGTGGTGGGCGGCGCCATCATGTTCTCGATGAAGCCGCCGGCGGAGGGGGAGGGCAGGCGATGA